Genomic segment of Streptosporangium sp. NBC_01755:
CCGTCCTCACTTGACGAGGCGCTACCGGGGGTGCGACACGAGTTGATTACCTGACGTAGTTGGTCGCTACGTTGGGTGATTCGTGTTATCAAGGGTTTGTTGATCTTTAAGGAGTATCTCGGGAGGTTCGATGAGACTCGTTAGCGTCGGCCAGGTCCTGGCTCTCGCCGCGACCCTGCTTGTCGTCCCGTTCGCCGGCGCGCCGGCGGCGGATGTCGTGGCCGCCGGTGCGCCGGGGCGGGTTGAGGGGAGGTTCAGGGCCAACCTGGTGGCCCGGCACAGTGGCAAGTGCCTGGACGTGGTGGCCGGTGGGATGGAGGACGGGGCCAACGTCCAGCAGCGGACCTGCGACGGGAAGGAAAGTCAGGACTGGAGCCTGACGGCGACGGGTGGTGGCTACTACACCTTCAAGGCCATGCACAGCGGTAAGTGCCTGGACGTCGTGGGCGACAGCAGGAGCATCGGAGCCGGCATCCAGCAGTGGACCTGCATGATCGGGGCCCGTAACCAGGAGTGGGGGCTCAGCCAGAGGGACGACGGTTACTTTGTTCTGGTGGCCCGCCACAGCGGCAAGTGCCTGCAGGTGATGGACGGTGACGTGCGTGATGGTGCCCGACTCCGGCAGTGGACCTGCGTCAGGGGATGGAAGAACCAGGAGTGGCGGCTCGCGTGACTCGACGGTGCGGACTCGCCTGAGCTGAGGGTCCCCGGGACGCGACACGATATCGATTACTTGGCGTAGCGAGTCGCTACGTTGGGTGATTCATGTTATCAAGGGTTTGTTGATCTTTAGGGAGCGTATCGGGAGGTTCGATGAGGCTTTTTCACGCTGGTCAGGTGTTTGTCCTGGCGGCGGCCCTGCTTGCCGCTCCGGCGGCCGCGCGGGCGACGGCCGGTGGGGTCGCCGGTGTGCAGGGAGGGCTCCGAGCCAAGTTCGCCGCGATCCTGGTGTCCCGCAACAGTGGCAAGTGCCTGGACGTGCTGCACTCCGCCATGAAGGACGGGGCCGACGTTCAGCAGTGGACCTGCGACGGCGGCGCCAATCAGGAGTGGAACCTGACGGCGACCAACGCTGGTTACTACACCATTCGGGCCGCGCACAGCGGTAAGTGCCTGCATGTGATGGACGGTGACCTGCGCGCTGGGGCCAACGTCCGGCAGTGGACCTGCACGAGCGGGCGCTACAGCGAGGAGTGGTGGCTGGGCCAGAGGGCCAACGGTTACTTCGTCCTGGTGGCCCGCCACAGCGGCAAGTGCCTGGACATGCAGGGGAGCGGCACGGGGGATGGGACCAACGCCCTGCAGTGGACCTGTGTCAGGGGGCGGGCGAGCCAGGAGTGGCGGCTTGCCTGAGCGGGATTTCCGCCGGTGGTGATGGTCTGTCGCCCGAGGACGCGACACGATATCGATTACTTGGCGTAGCGAGTCGCTACGTTGGGCGATTCGTGTTATCAAGGGTTTGTTGATCTTTAGGGAGCGTATCGGGAGGTTCGATGAGGCTTTTTCACGCTGGTCAGGTGTTTGTCCTGGCGGCGGCCCTGCTCGCCGTTCCGGCGGCCGCGCGGGCGACGGCCGGTGGGGTCGCCGGTGCGCAGGGAGGGCTCCGAGCCAAGTTCACCGCGATCCTGATGACCCGTCACAGTGACAAGTGCCTGGATGTGTTCACCCTGAGTGATGAGCTGAAGTTGGGGGCCGATGTCCAGCAGTGGCCCTGTAGCGTCGACCATCAGGGCCAGGAGTGGAACCTGACGGCGACCAGCGACGGCTACTACAACTTCAGGTCCACAGACAGCGGTTTGTGCATGGAGGTGGTGCCGAACGACAGGCACAGTGGTGCCGGCCTCCGGCTGTGGACCTGCGTACCCGGACATCGCAACCAGGAGTGGAAGCTCGTCCAGAGGGACAACGGTTACTTCGCGGTCGTGGTCCGGCACACCGGCATGTGCCTGGACGTGCAGAACGGTCTGATCGTGGACGGGGTCAACGTCAAGCAGGTGACCTGTGTAAGGGGACGGAAGAACCAGGAGTGGCGGCTCGTCTGAGCCGGTGGCATCGGCTCCCGCCAGGTGGTCGCGGGTCAGGCGTTGGCCGGGATGCCGAGGAGCCAGGGAAGGGTGAACTCGCCGTCGTGGGTTACGCCGTCGAGGAAGGCGTGCCATTCGTCGAGGGTGTAGTGGACGGTGGGGGTGTCGTTGTCTCGCACGGTGATGTGTTCGCCGTCGAAGCCGATGAGCAGGAGGCCTGCGAGGAGGGTGGGGGAGTTCAGTTTCTGGGGGGTGAGGTTGCCCGCTTGAACCTGGTCGAGGAGGGTGAGCCAGGTCTTCGGGGTGATGGCGATGGTGGGGCCCTGGGGGGAAGGGTTGTTGGAGTTGTGCAGCCAGACGGTGGTGCCGTCGAATCGGGCTTCGACGCAGTTGCTCTGGGCGCCGCTGCGAGTGCTCTTACGCCAGATTCCGCAGGAATACCGATCGCCAACCATCGTTGAGCGTCCTTCCTGGATAAATCATGCCATTTAGAGCGTAACGGCTATCTCGCTGAGAAAGGAGTCTGATTTATCGGGACTCAGGGCAAGGCCGCAGAGGTGATCGAAAGCCCGTAGATACTGCTCGACGCTGTGTTCGTCCTCGATGTAGGCGTCGGTGTTCATCGTTTCGACATGCGCGACGTCCAAGCTGGGAAGACGCAGGATGGTGAAGGCGCCTGACATTCCAGGATGAGGTTGGCTGGTGAACGGCAGAACCTGCAGTGTGACGTTGGGCCACGCCGCGCACTCGCGTAGATACTCGATCTGATCACGGAAGACCTCGGGGCCGCCGATGGGGTGGCGGAGAGCGACCTCGCTGATCAGGGCGCGTAGGGTAACCGGTTCCTGCCTCCTGAGGATGGTCTTGCGTGTCGTCCGGACGGCGACGAACTCCCCGAGCTCGGTGGCGCTGCTCAGACCTTGCATGGCGGACACGAACGTCCGGGCATACGCCTCCGTCTGTAGTAGCCCCGGCATCAGATAGGCCTCGTAAGTTTGGATCTCGGTCGCCGTCGATTCGAGCCGTATCAGGTCTACGTACGAAGGCGCCAACGCGTCGCCGTGCTCGACCCACCAGCCGCGCCGTTCCTGCTGTATCTCAGCTGCGACGACCATGAGCTTGTCGCGGACGTTTAGGTCGGTGACTCCGTAGGCGTCCAGGATCGGAGGCACGTCGCGGGGTGGGATACCGACGATGCCGTTTTCGATGCGGCTGAGTGAGGCCGTGGAGCGTTTGCATTTGTCTGCTGCTATGGCAAGTGAGGGGATTCCCGCCGCCGCTCGAAGTTCTGCCAGCTTCGCGCCGAGCCAGCGCTGCCGAAGTGACGGTATGTCTGTGTTCATTTTCCCTCCCGCAGTGATGAGCCTGATCAAGGTGAGCCGAAATTGGAACTTGGCGTAACTATTTCGCTCAACCAGCTTGCGCACCGGAACCGCAAAGCTCACTGTAGACCTCAGCAGTCGGTCACCAAGGGAGATCGACCAAAAGCGTTTCGTAATCAAGGTCGAGCAGGCTCGGTGCCTGAAGTGTCGGGGACGCCGCTCTCGTCGCGGGAGGTGACGACCGTGAGGATCTGCCGGGCGGTGGCGTACCGCCATGGAGTCGAGTCGTGTCAGGCGGCTGTGGAACGTTCCCGGGCCGATCGGCACCGTGGACGAGGGAAGGGACAGGGATGATCGTGAAGCGTTCGCGTGCTCTGATCGTCGGCGGGATCTCCGGATTGTTCCGGGGTAGACGGTTCAACGGCGCTGATCGGAGGTTCTCGGGTTTGGACTGGCAGCTGTTCGCGCTGGACGTGCTGTCCGCCTCCCCGAGCTTTTCCCGCCGGTTCGCGGCCACGGCCTCGCAGGTCAGACCCGCACGCACCTTCGTCGCCGACCTGCTGGGGGAAGAGCACCCCCGTAGGGACGACGCCGTCCTGCTCACCAGCGAGCTTGCCGGGAACGTGATCCGGCATGCCGTCCAGCGGGAGTTCCTCGTCTCGCTGGCGTTCGCGACCGGCGGCGTGCTGGTCGCGGTCCGGGACTGCGGTTCGTCCAGGATCCCCTACCCGAGGCAGGCGGAGGAGGAGGCCCCGAGTGGCAGAGGGCTCGCCCTGGTCGACACACTGGCGGCACGCTGGGGCTTCCACCGATCCCCCGGAAGCACGAGCGTCTGGTTCCAGCTCGCCACGCCCTCGCCCGGCCTGGGCGGCGACGGCTGATCATGCGGGGTTGTTCCCGGAGGCGTGACCGGCGTCGAAGGTGTTCATCCGCAGCTCTCCGGTGGCTGAGGCGCCGTTGCGGGACAGCACATGGACGCGGCGGCCGTGCGGGTGGATGGGGTGGACATCCGCCGGGGCGGCCCCCTGTGGCGAGTCTCGAAGCGGTACGGGCAGACTCTGGCAAGTGAAGCGAATCCTCATCATCGGCATCGGCGCCGGTGATCCCGACCATCTCACCCTCCAGGCGGTCAAGGCCATCGCCCGTACCGACGTGTTCTTCGTCCTGGACAAGGGTGAGGCCAAGCATGACCTCGTCCAGTTGCGGCACGACCTCGTCGACGCGCACGCCCGCCCGCCGTACCGGATCGTCGAGGCCGGTGACCCCGAGCGTGACCGGACCACCCCCGCCTACGCCCCCGCGGTCGAGGACTGGCGCTCGCGCCGCGCCGACATCTGCGAGCGGTTCATCCGTGACGAGCTCGACGAGGGGCAGACGGGTGCCTTCCTGGTGTGGGGGGATCCTGGCCTGTACGACAGCACCCTGGCCATCGTCGAGGAGATCCACCAGCGGGGCTCGGTCCGGTTCGAGCACGAGGTGATTCCCGGTGTCAGCAGCGTGTCCGCACTCACCGCCCGGCATCGCGTCAGCCTGACCCGGGTCGCCCGGCCGGTGCACATCACCACCGGCCGGCGTCTCGCCGAGGAGGGGCCCTCGGCCGACGACGTCGTCGTCATGCTGGACGCCCACTGTGCCTTCGCCGATCTGGGCGCCGATCTGGGCGACGACTTCGACATCTACTGGGGCGCCTACATCGGCACCCCGGACGAGATCCTGGTCGCCGGACCGGTGTCCGAGGTCGCCGACCGCATCCGCGAGCTGCGTGCCGAGGCGCGGGCGCGCAAGGGCTGGATCATGGACACCTACCTGCTCCGCAGGGTGTCCCGCTGAGCACCTGCCGCGGCGGCCTCCGGAGGCCGCCGCGCGTCCGGCCGGTGTCCGGAGGCCGATCGCACCGGCTTTCTCGGTCCGCCGTCGCCGTCACGGTCGTATGGCTCGCGAAGAAGAGGCTCACCTCCAGAAACCTCGTCCATCCCGGGCCGGTGAGCGGGTCGTGACGGCCGGATCGGCAGACGGAACCGGATCCGGCATGCCGCAATGAATCACCTTATGTTGACTATCCACTACAAAAAGAGTTACATTTCGGACGATTTCGCGGTGGTCCGAGGGAAGTCCGGTGAGAAGCCGGTGCGGTCGCGCCACTGTATCCGGAACGCGAGTTCCGGGAGCCAGGTTACTTGGCCGCCGCGTCCTCATCTGTCGGGACGCGTCATCCCCAAGGAGGCTACTCATGCGTGAGCTGTCCGTTTCACAGCCCGTTCCCCTCTCCCACCTGGCTCGCTGGCTCGTGGCGGTTCCGCTGCTCCTGCTGGTGGCCTACCTGGTCACCTTCGACCAGGGGGCGGTGTCGCAGGCGGGCGACTATCTGCACGAACTCATGCACGACGGGCGCCACCTGCTCGGCGTTCCCTGCCACTAGGCCGCGCGTCGTGATACGTACCCTGCTGCTCCGCGGCCTGCTCGTCGGGCTGGTCGCCGGGCTGATCGCCGCCGTGTTCGCCTACCTGCTCGGCGAGCCGAACATCGACCAGGCCATCGCGCTCGAAGAGGCCGCCGCGCACGCCCAGACCGCGGCCGGGCACTCCCACGGGGAGGAGGCGCTGGTCAGCCGGTCCGGCCAGCAGGCCGGGCTCTTCCTCGCCCTGGCCCTGTACGGCATGTCCGTGGGAGGCATCTTCTCCCTCGTCTTCGCCGGGCTGCGCGGCCGGATCGGACCCCGTTCCGACGTGGTGCTGGCCGCGACGATGGCCGCCACCGCGTTCGTCGCGATCGTGCTGGTGCCGTTCGTCAAGTACCCGGCCAACCCGCCCGCCATCGGTGATCCGGACACCATCGGCAGCCGGACCACGCTGTACCTGGTCCTGGTCGCCATCGGCCTGCTGTCCGTGGCGCTGGGTGTGGCCTGCGCCCGCAGGCTGCCGGCCCGGCCCTGGCTCGCCGGCGCGGCCGGCTTCCTGGTCCCCGTCATCGTCACCCTGTTCGTGCTGCCGACGATCAACGAGGTGCCCGACGGCTTCCCCGCCCAGTTGCTGTGGGACTTCCGGGTGTCCTCCCTCGGCACGCAACTCGTGCTCTGGTCGGCCATCGGCGTCCTGTACGGCGTCGCCGTCCAGCGCGCCGTCCGCCGCGACGCGCTCGCGGTGGCCCCGAACTGAACGTTCGGCGGGTCGGGTACGTCAACAGGATCTCGCAGAAAGAAACCTCGTGATCGGTGCCTATCCGTTCAGTGCCGTC
This window contains:
- a CDS encoding helix-turn-helix domain-containing protein, which gives rise to MNTDIPSLRQRWLGAKLAELRAAAGIPSLAIAADKCKRSTASLSRIENGIVGIPPRDVPPILDAYGVTDLNVRDKLMVVAAEIQQERRGWWVEHGDALAPSYVDLIRLESTATEIQTYEAYLMPGLLQTEAYARTFVSAMQGLSSATELGEFVAVRTTRKTILRRQEPVTLRALISEVALRHPIGGPEVFRDQIEYLRECAAWPNVTLQVLPFTSQPHPGMSGAFTILRLPSLDVAHVETMNTDAYIEDEHSVEQYLRAFDHLCGLALSPDKSDSFLSEIAVTL
- a CDS encoding RICIN domain-containing protein; translated protein: MRLFHAGQVFVLAAALLAVPAAARATAGGVAGAQGGLRAKFTAILMTRHSDKCLDVFTLSDELKLGADVQQWPCSVDHQGQEWNLTATSDGYYNFRSTDSGLCMEVVPNDRHSGAGLRLWTCVPGHRNQEWKLVQRDNGYFAVVVRHTGMCLDVQNGLIVDGVNVKQVTCVRGRKNQEWRLV
- a CDS encoding CbtA family protein; translated protein: MIRTLLLRGLLVGLVAGLIAAVFAYLLGEPNIDQAIALEEAAAHAQTAAGHSHGEEALVSRSGQQAGLFLALALYGMSVGGIFSLVFAGLRGRIGPRSDVVLAATMAATAFVAIVLVPFVKYPANPPAIGDPDTIGSRTTLYLVLVAIGLLSVALGVACARRLPARPWLAGAAGFLVPVIVTLFVLPTINEVPDGFPAQLLWDFRVSSLGTQLVLWSAIGVLYGVAVQRAVRRDALAVAPN
- a CDS encoding CbtB domain-containing protein, translating into MRELSVSQPVPLSHLARWLVAVPLLLLVAYLVTFDQGAVSQAGDYLHELMHDGRHLLGVPCH
- the cobF gene encoding precorrin-6A synthase (deacetylating), with the translated sequence MKRILIIGIGAGDPDHLTLQAVKAIARTDVFFVLDKGEAKHDLVQLRHDLVDAHARPPYRIVEAGDPERDRTTPAYAPAVEDWRSRRADICERFIRDELDEGQTGAFLVWGDPGLYDSTLAIVEEIHQRGSVRFEHEVIPGVSSVSALTARHRVSLTRVARPVHITTGRRLAEEGPSADDVVVMLDAHCAFADLGADLGDDFDIYWGAYIGTPDEILVAGPVSEVADRIRELRAEARARKGWIMDTYLLRRVSR
- a CDS encoding RICIN domain-containing protein translates to MRLFHAGQVFVLAAALLAAPAAARATAGGVAGVQGGLRAKFAAILVSRNSGKCLDVLHSAMKDGADVQQWTCDGGANQEWNLTATNAGYYTIRAAHSGKCLHVMDGDLRAGANVRQWTCTSGRYSEEWWLGQRANGYFVLVARHSGKCLDMQGSGTGDGTNALQWTCVRGRASQEWRLA
- a CDS encoding ATP-binding protein yields the protein MIVKRSRALIVGGISGLFRGRRFNGADRRFSGLDWQLFALDVLSASPSFSRRFAATASQVRPARTFVADLLGEEHPRRDDAVLLTSELAGNVIRHAVQREFLVSLAFATGGVLVAVRDCGSSRIPYPRQAEEEAPSGRGLALVDTLAARWGFHRSPGSTSVWFQLATPSPGLGGDG
- a CDS encoding RICIN domain-containing protein, with protein sequence MRLVSVGQVLALAATLLVVPFAGAPAADVVAAGAPGRVEGRFRANLVARHSGKCLDVVAGGMEDGANVQQRTCDGKESQDWSLTATGGGYYTFKAMHSGKCLDVVGDSRSIGAGIQQWTCMIGARNQEWGLSQRDDGYFVLVARHSGKCLQVMDGDVRDGARLRQWTCVRGWKNQEWRLA
- a CDS encoding DUF397 domain-containing protein translates to MVGDRYSCGIWRKSTRSGAQSNCVEARFDGTTVWLHNSNNPSPQGPTIAITPKTWLTLLDQVQAGNLTPQKLNSPTLLAGLLLIGFDGEHITVRDNDTPTVHYTLDEWHAFLDGVTHDGEFTLPWLLGIPANA